The window CGAAAGCTGGTCAAATCTCCCACCCAAGTCAGGCGCGGACTCGCATATGAAACATTGGTACGTTTGGGAGAGAGCAAACGGTATGAGACTGGAGTTGGTTAAGGTTAAGCCAAACTCCCGCGTTACGAGATCAACCTGAAGCAGACTCGAACTCCACACGAAGAGTCAGATTCTGAACCTTCTTGGCTAACTCTTTTAGATCCTCGATCTTAGCTGGAATTTTTGGAAGATCTCTTTTTGGGATCACAACTTTTGTTTCGATGGAACCATCGGGAACCCATATAGTATTGACGGTTAAAATCGAAGCGGGAGCAAACAGGTTCTCCAAGAATTGACGGTTCTCCTCGTTGGGGGCCATTATCAATATTTTCTGTCGCCCAATCCTCTCTGAGATCTCCTTCCGAAGCCGACCGCCGCACTCACGTAGACGAGGAATATCACTTTTATTTACAATTATAGCCAGTATATTTCCCGCTTCTACCGCCTTATGTAAGTAGACGCTCTGAAGCGCAGGATACCTAGCTTCTAGTTCCAGTAGAACTTTAGCTACCTCTAAGTCAAGTTTTGTAATCTCGCCAGACCTAACCTTCTCCTCGCACCTCTGGCAAAGTATCCCACTCTTAAGGTCTACACTACAGATCCTAGTAAGCACCTGGAGGTTACCCCCAAAGCCAGATAAACAGACCCATATTCAAAAAGCAACTCGAGATATATGGATTTCTTCCATACAACATCTAAATCTCGATTGTCTGAAGGTCCCTTGCGACAAGGATCTCCCCGTTGAATTCTCTCCGTGCCTGGTTGATGAATTCTCCCTCGCGATCACGGTTTAAGGGAAAGATGTGAAATAGCGCCAAAGTTTTCACGCGAGCTTTCTCGGCGATTCTGGCGGCTTCAACGGCGGTGGAGTGGTTAGTTAGCATTGCAAGCGTCTCCTGCCCTGCGAGAAAGAGGGCGTCGTGTATGAGGAGGTTACAGCCCTCCGCGAACTTGGCGAGAGGCTCATAGTAAGCGGTATCGCCGCTGTAGCAAACACTCCGCCCGTCCTTAGTGACGCGGTATGCAATATTCGGGGGTCTATGAAGCGTCCTATGAGTAGTGACTCCCTCGAACTCTTCTCCGCCTATTAATGGGCGGTAGGTCACCTTTAGGGTTGTGAACTCCTCTGGAAAGTGCATAAGTCTTAGGAGACTCTGGGTTAAATACTCGACGCCGGTATAGCCGGCAATCTCTATTGGTGTATCTCGCCTATCCATCTCCATCGCCCACAGGAGTGAGATGAGGTCACCGACATGGTCAGCGTGGAAGTGGGTGATTAAAATCCTTTGAATTGCTGTAAGATCGGCATCCAACACTCGCAGATTCCTCACAGCTCCAGCCCCGCAGTCGATCAAGATGTCTTGGTCGATCAAGATGGAAGGACATACCCTATCGCGAGTAACCGTAGGCCCACCAGAGCCGACAAAGGTCACCCGCACCCGCCAAACCCTCCTAAACCTAACACATGACCCCACCACTAATACGCGTTGCTATTAAAGAGCTACGGATGATGGATGATTAGAGGGTTAGAGAGAACCCCTCCTGAACCCAATTAATTTAAGTGAAATCTAGGAACATACAACCAACATATCTTTTCTTTATTAGAAGCAAAAACTAGATACACACGCACACCCTGAGATCCCCCCAAAATGCACAACACATAGGAACCTAAGAAAACTGAGTGAGTGAGAAAATGAGTGGAGCCGGGAAAAGTCAGTCTTTACCCATATCAGATGTTGCTGAACTTTTAATCTCAGCTACTGATGTAAAGCATTACGTTTACTGTCCGAGGCTTGTTTATTTTGACCGTGTTTTGCACGCTCAACCTGTCCTCGGTTCTCAGCAGGAAGAAAGCCGTGAGCTACACATAGAATACGTGCGCAAGGAGCTACGCCGAAAAGACGCAGTTTACTATTCAACGGAATTTGTGGGCGCCAAGAAACTTCTCTTTATTCCGCTTGTTTCAAAAAAACTTCAGCTTCAGGGCGTAGTAGACTGTATCATCAAAACCGCGAAAGGCGAATACATTCCAGTCGAATATAAGAATATGGAGTCTGATGGAGGGAGAGTATATATTGACCACAAATATCAGCTTGTGACTTACGCGTTACTTGTGGAGGAAAACTTTGATACTGTTGTAAGGTGGGGTTTCGTGAACTATATTCCAGAGCGGTTGATTCTAAAGCTTGAGGTGACACCGACCATGAAGAGTTACGTGAAGAAAGTGATTGAACACATAAAAAGAATAATCAAAGAAGAAAGATTGCCACCTATAAGAGTGGCCAAGAACAAATGCCAGGGAGGATGCGGACATAAACAAACATGCCAGCGATTATAAACGTCGATGCCACGCTGCAATTTTTACCCTTTTAACAGATTCTACCGGGAGATTAAGATTTTACAGGTGTTCTCCTGCGAATAGACCGGCTTAAGTGTAGATTAATCGAGTTCAACGGGCAAGGCTTTCTATGCTAACTCTAAGTTTGGAGAAGACGGCTTCAGCCTCCTCAAGGGTTTGAGCGTACGCCAAACCGATAGCATATAGTTCAGTAGGATAGGGCGGCAGTGGCAGGGAGATAACCTCATTTAGCCTAGAGATCCTATCTAAAACCCGCCTAGGCGTAGTCTGTGGAATCCTCAACTTTGAAAATACTGCGTAGCCGGTGGTTTTAACGGATGTTGGAAGATGGCCGTCGAACACTGCGTCCAAGATGGCTTGAGCTGGGTTTAAGTCGACTACCCGTCTCACGCCAAGGTAGGATGTTGTAAGCCGCGGATTCAGATCGACCACTACAATTTTGTCACAAGTTAAGATTAAATCAACTCCAACATAGCCTTTGAGACCTCTGAATGCTTCAACCGCCCTTTTCCCAACTTCGACTAGCTTTTCTCTCTCGGGTATATCGAAGGGTACTATGCCTCCAATATAGGCTGATTCCGAGTGGGGGCTTGAAAGTATGACCTTCTGTCTATTCAGAGTTAGCGGCATTACTCTTTTACCATCGGAGAGGAGGCTGAGGCTTAAATCCACACCCACTTCAAACCGTTGAACTAGAAAGCGCCCCGACCGTGACTGCTTCTTCAATCTCTCAACCGCTGCCTCCACATCCTCCACCCCAGATACAACGCTCAACCCACTGCATCCCGCGCCCTCTGACGGTTTGAAGACCGAAGGAAACCCGAACCCTGCTGCGAGATCTTTAATTCTCTCCAAGTCTTCTTCCAGTTCAATAGTGATTGTTTCAGGGGTAGGGATGCCTGCTTCTCTCAAAGCTTTTATCAATGACACTTTATCTGAAAGGCACTCAACCGTATCGACAGAGCAATTAAGAGGCAAGCCCCCCGCTGCTTTACCAGCCCTTATAAGTCCGGCAAGTGCGTCCTCTGGGGCGATCACGTAAAAAGCATCCGCATCAGACGCCAAACGGTAGAATAGCCTTTCTCTTTCAACGTTTGAAGAGACAGTGTACACGCCCACATCTGGCGGGAGGCGTGCTGAAGAACTTAGCTCAGAGGCGAGAATTGTCGCAACCTTATGGCCACTTGCAGAAACATCCGAGATCAACGCCCTTAACATGCCGTAACCTTCACAGAGTATGTGTGGATGAACCCCAGCATCGCAATATCCTCCTCCAGAGGTATACTCGTAGATGAAGAGCCTCACTCAGCCGCCGCTCCTATAACCTCTTTATGAAAAACGTGATTTGTAAGCTGTATTCAATGTTTCTTAAAGCCTCCTAGCTCAAGCGGCATGCCACCTTCTTGCTCGTTGAGGGGTAAGTTAAACCTATTATTTAGAGGCGGCATCTAGTTAATGGTATATGGTAAGCATGTGGCAAATGCTCTAAACCTAAGCGCTGAGCTACGTGATGGTTGAGATTGCGATGGCAGAAGCCGAGATTTCTCAAGGTGAAGTGGGCGATCAGAGATTTGAAGAGAAAGTTATGAGGGCGCTTCATACGCTACTAAAGGCGGGGTACCAGATAGAGCCCGAGGCCTTGAATTTACTAAGAACGTTCAAGCTGCTTGACCCTGAACAACTTGCTAAGGATATAATAGAAAAGAGCCCCGCAGCTGGGCCGCTGAGTTTCGTAACAAAGAATCTCGTAGAAGCAGCTATAAACAATCTACTTCATGCCACATCTCCATTAGCTGAGAAAGCCCCTCATGAGGATGCCAAACCGGTGGTGGCTGATGTTGGGAAAGGGGTCTACCGCCCTTATGCGTGTGAGGTTGAATCCCGGATAGAGGTCCTGAAAGATCCTACCAAGGAGATCTCCCCACGAGGAGATTTAGAAAGTTTCTTAGCTTATTTTAGGGATCGCTACCAAAAGTTAAGGAGGATAATGCGGCAGAGGCTTGACGCTAAGGACGCTACGACCTTGGCGGAAGCGCTGAGACAGCAGCTTGGTTCACAAGTTAAAGTATTAGGGATTGTTTCAGAGAAGGCTGAGAGGGGCTTAAAGGTTATATTGAAATTGGATGATCCTGACGCCTCAGCTACTATCCTAGTGAAGCCGACGAAGCCGAATCTAATAGAGAAAGCAAGGATGATACTCTTAGACCAGATGATCTGTGTCCAAGGAGTAAAGGGGCCCAACGACTTGATAGTAGCTGAAGACTTGCTGTGGCCAGACACGCCAAACCAAAGACACGCCACTGCAACTGAACCTGTCTGCGCTGTTCTAACCTCCGACTTTCATGTTGGCAGCAAAAAATTTCAGAAGGCTTTGGTGGAGCGATTTATTCTCTGGTTAAATGGGCGAATTGGTACTAGGTCTGAAAGGGAGTTGGCAGGGAATGTTAAATATGTAATCATCGCAGGAGATCTGGTGGACGGCATCGGTGTCTACCCTTCGCAAGAGACTGAACTTGAGATCACCGATATTTATGCACAGTATGAGGTAGCATCGCAGCTTATAGGGAGAATTCCAGAATATATAGAAGTTATATTGATACCGGGTAATCATGACGCCGTTAGGAAAGCACTACCACAACCCATGATACCGGACAGGTATGCGGGCCCAGTCTACAATGCTAGAAAAATTATCTCCCTAGGAAATCCTGCACAAGTCAAAATTCACGGTGTAAATTTGCTTATACAACACGGGCAAAGCCTTGAAGATTTGCTGGCGGCACTCCCAAACGTCAGCCATGAAAACCCTACGAGAGCTTTAATCCAGCTTTTGAAAGTGAGACATCTTGCACCAGTTTATGGTGGAAAAACGCCTTTAGCGCCGGAACCTAAGGATTTAATGGTTGTGGAGGAGGTGCCTGATATCTACCATACAGGCCACCTTCATGTTATAAGTTATGAGTCTTACCATGGCACAAAGGTTTTGAATTCTGGATGCTGGCAGGGTCAGACACTATACCAGAGAAAGATGAATATAACCCCAACCTACGGTGTCATTCCGGTAGTGAATCTCAAAAGTGGCGCAATAAGTTTAATCGACACGGCGAGGATTTCAACGTAAACTTGAAACCCAACCGGGTTTACTGATTTCATGTGCTAGAATGCGCGCGATCCTTAACGGCTCAGGGCGTTTACCGAATATAGTTGACTCCCTAATGAACTTCTCCGCTTCACTCTTTATAATCCCGAAATGGTAGAAATAGATCGTTCTGTCTCCACTCAACTTGATGCGAACTGGCTTTCCGGCTCCCCTAAGAATGTTCACTCTATAACGCCAATCATTAAAGTGCCGCCGGAGAGCTTCTGTAACAGCTGAGTTTCTGGGTTTCTTGGGGTTAATGGCGACCACCGGTATGTTCAACTCTTTCTGAATTCGAGTTGGGTCTATTATGTTGAAGCCAGCATAACAGAGAGAAGCCAGCAATATGAGGTTAGGAGTTTCCTTCTCTTGCTTCGCCATTTCTATCAGTTTATCAGTAGCATCTAAGCCGTCTACTTGAATCCACGTGTACAGGATTTTCTCTATCCTATAACTTTGTGACGTGAGAACAGCAAGAAGTAAAGCTTTACTACGCCGCCCAACTCCTCTCTTAGAGAAGCCTCCATCCTCCACTGCGAGAACCTTCAACTTTGCTCGACTAAAGAGGTTCAAAACTGACACTGAAAAGTATTTTCTTCACCGAGCCAGCGGTTAGCATGCTTCCAGCCCGTTGCCTCTATGCAGACAGGGAACGCCCGCCTGATCATCCTCAGAAAAGAAAGTTTGAATAATTCTATCAGAGAGATTCAACCGAATATGTTTAGTTCTTCCATAACGCCCTA is drawn from Candidatus Bathyarchaeia archaeon and contains these coding sequences:
- the cas4 gene encoding CRISPR-associated protein Cas4 is translated as MSGAGKSQSLPISDVAELLISATDVKHYVYCPRLVYFDRVLHAQPVLGSQQEESRELHIEYVRKELRRKDAVYYSTEFVGAKKLLFIPLVSKKLQLQGVVDCIIKTAKGEYIPVEYKNMESDGGRVYIDHKYQLVTYALLVEENFDTVVRWGFVNYIPERLILKLEVTPTMKSYVKKVIEHIKRIIKEERLPPIRVAKNKCQGGCGHKQTCQRL
- a CDS encoding ATP-grasp domain-containing protein; its protein translation is MRLFIYEYTSGGGYCDAGVHPHILCEGYGMLRALISDVSASGHKVATILASELSSSARLPPDVGVYTVSSNVERERLFYRLASDADAFYVIAPEDALAGLIRAGKAAGGLPLNCSVDTVECLSDKVSLIKALREAGIPTPETITIELEEDLERIKDLAAGFGFPSVFKPSEGAGCSGLSVVSGVEDVEAAVERLKKQSRSGRFLVQRFEVGVDLSLSLLSDGKRVMPLTLNRQKVILSSPHSESAYIGGIVPFDIPEREKLVEVGKRAVEAFRGLKGYVGVDLILTCDKIVVVDLNPRLTTSYLGVRRVVDLNPAQAILDAVFDGHLPTSVKTTGYAVFSKLRIPQTTPRRVLDRISRLNEVISLPLPPYPTELYAIGLAYAQTLEEAEAVFSKLRVSIESLAR
- a CDS encoding DUF99 family protein, whose product is MKVLAVEDGGFSKRGVGRRSKALLLAVLTSQSYRIEKILYTWIQVDGLDATDKLIEMAKQEKETPNLILLASLCYAGFNIIDPTRIQKELNIPVVAINPKKPRNSAVTEALRRHFNDWRYRVNILRGAGKPVRIKLSGDRTIYFYHFGIIKSEAEKFIRESTIFGKRPEPLRIARILAHEISKPGWVSSLR
- a CDS encoding MBL fold metallo-hydrolase produces the protein MRVTFVGSGGPTVTRDRVCPSILIDQDILIDCGAGAVRNLRVLDADLTAIQRILITHFHADHVGDLISLLWAMEMDRRDTPIEIAGYTGVEYLTQSLLRLMHFPEEFTTLKVTYRPLIGGEEFEGVTTHRTLHRPPNIAYRVTKDGRSVCYSGDTAYYEPLAKFAEGCNLLIHDALFLAGQETLAMLTNHSTAVEAARIAEKARVKTLALFHIFPLNRDREGEFINQARREFNGEILVARDLQTIEI
- a CDS encoding DNA-directed DNA polymerase II small subunit, giving the protein MVEIAMAEAEISQGEVGDQRFEEKVMRALHTLLKAGYQIEPEALNLLRTFKLLDPEQLAKDIIEKSPAAGPLSFVTKNLVEAAINNLLHATSPLAEKAPHEDAKPVVADVGKGVYRPYACEVESRIEVLKDPTKEISPRGDLESFLAYFRDRYQKLRRIMRQRLDAKDATTLAEALRQQLGSQVKVLGIVSEKAERGLKVILKLDDPDASATILVKPTKPNLIEKARMILLDQMICVQGVKGPNDLIVAEDLLWPDTPNQRHATATEPVCAVLTSDFHVGSKKFQKALVERFILWLNGRIGTRSERELAGNVKYVIIAGDLVDGIGVYPSQETELEITDIYAQYEVASQLIGRIPEYIEVILIPGNHDAVRKALPQPMIPDRYAGPVYNARKIISLGNPAQVKIHGVNLLIQHGQSLEDLLAALPNVSHENPTRALIQLLKVRHLAPVYGGKTPLAPEPKDLMVVEEVPDIYHTGHLHVISYESYHGTKVLNSGCWQGQTLYQRKMNITPTYGVIPVVNLKSGAISLIDTARIST